One genomic window of Desulfuromonas sp. AOP6 includes the following:
- the tatA gene encoding twin-arginine translocase TatA/TatE family subunit — MFGIGMPELLLILAVALIVIGPKKLPDIAKALGRGLGEFKKATEEFKNTIDVESRQDNNRDSLLKSGKMTPPGAESQTRPEDSQEEEDASAESSSTSEDAETDHKEQTPSSH, encoded by the coding sequence ATGTTTGGTATCGGCATGCCCGAACTGCTCCTTATCCTGGCTGTGGCGCTCATAGTCATTGGCCCTAAAAAGCTCCCCGATATTGCCAAAGCTCTCGGTCGCGGACTTGGTGAATTCAAAAAAGCCACTGAGGAATTCAAAAACACGATCGATGTGGAATCACGGCAGGATAATAACCGCGATTCCCTGCTTAAATCCGGCAAAATGACCCCGCCAGGGGCTGAATCCCAGACCCGGCCTGAGGACTCCCAGGAGGAAGAGGATGCGTCCGCGGAGTCTTCCAGCACTAGTGAAGACGCCGAGACCGACCATAAAGAACAGACTCCCTCCAGCCACTGA
- the tatC gene encoding twin-arginine translocase subunit TatC has protein sequence MSEEALPFTAHLEELRKRLIIAAGSWFVGFLACYGFAERLFQVISAPVHNALPEGSSLVFINATEPFFTYLKLGALAGLLVSLPVILWQIWAFIAPGLYAHEKKLAIPFVVASFLCFITGAYFGFFYVFPFIFTFLIQFGTSTGQIEAMLSMGAYLSLSSKLLLAFGLVFELPIVIFFLARMGIVDHVWLAKNRKYALLFAFIIGAVLTPPDIISQTALAIPFAILYEVGILVARFFGKKKTAADPSDEDTPSSS, from the coding sequence ATGAGCGAAGAAGCTCTCCCTTTCACTGCCCACCTTGAAGAACTGCGCAAGCGCCTCATCATTGCTGCGGGTTCCTGGTTTGTGGGTTTTCTGGCCTGCTATGGCTTCGCCGAGCGCCTCTTTCAGGTCATTTCGGCCCCCGTGCACAATGCTCTTCCCGAAGGCAGCTCTCTTGTCTTCATCAATGCCACGGAACCTTTTTTCACCTATCTCAAACTGGGAGCTTTGGCCGGCCTTCTCGTTTCTCTGCCTGTTATCCTCTGGCAAATCTGGGCTTTTATTGCACCTGGCCTCTATGCTCATGAAAAGAAACTGGCGATTCCTTTTGTTGTGGCCAGCTTTCTCTGTTTTATCACCGGAGCCTACTTTGGCTTCTTCTATGTCTTTCCCTTCATTTTTACCTTTCTCATTCAATTCGGCACCAGCACTGGACAAATCGAGGCCATGCTTTCCATGGGAGCTTATCTTTCCCTCTCCAGTAAACTTTTGCTCGCCTTCGGGCTCGTTTTCGAGCTGCCGATCGTTATCTTCTTTCTAGCCCGCATGGGTATCGTCGATCACGTCTGGCTCGCTAAAAATCGCAAATACGCACTGCTGTTCGCTTTTATTATCGGGGCAGTACTTACTCCGCCCGACATCATCTCGCAAACGGCCCTGGCCATCCCCTTCGCCATTCTTTATGAAGTGGGCATCTTGGTTGCCCGTTTCTTCGGGAAAAAGAAGACAGCCGCGGACCCCTCTGATGAGGATACCCCTTCTTCGTCCTGA
- a CDS encoding ABC transporter ATP-binding protein → MSLALDIQSLNKSFSGSHVVKDLSFSIQPGEIFGLLGPNGAGKSTTINMVGGVTRIDSGTIRIFGHDNQRESLISRRLVGVMHQEIVTDTFFTIDRSLRIHPGYYGVPLDTAWMNLLIERLALGPHLHKPMNKLSGGLKRRLMVAKALIHKPRLLILDEPTAGVDVELRHNLWQFVREINQEGTTVLLTTHYLEEAQQMCGRIAIMNHGRLAALGSTSHLLSQVEGRKIVLELSQPLTAVPFELTEFNGQLQGGGTRLTLRLPPGIATGEALHRMCALGLPVTEVETQSVSLEDVFIELTGLKGGSE, encoded by the coding sequence ATGAGTCTGGCCCTTGACATCCAGAGTCTCAATAAATCCTTTTCCGGCTCCCACGTCGTCAAGGACCTGAGCTTTTCTATTCAACCCGGTGAAATTTTTGGCCTTCTGGGCCCCAACGGTGCCGGCAAGAGCACCACAATCAATATGGTCGGCGGGGTGACCCGGATCGATTCCGGAACTATCCGCATTTTCGGACATGACAATCAGCGCGAAAGTCTTATCAGCCGGCGCTTGGTCGGCGTCATGCACCAGGAAATCGTCACCGACACTTTCTTCACCATTGACCGCTCTCTCAGAATCCATCCTGGCTATTATGGTGTTCCCCTCGACACCGCTTGGATGAATCTGCTTATCGAACGTCTAGCCCTGGGTCCCCATCTGCACAAACCAATGAATAAACTCTCTGGTGGGCTCAAACGTCGGCTTATGGTGGCCAAAGCACTTATTCATAAACCACGGCTGCTTATTCTTGATGAACCCACGGCCGGCGTCGATGTGGAGCTCCGTCACAATCTCTGGCAGTTTGTACGTGAAATCAACCAGGAAGGAACCACCGTCCTACTCACTACCCATTACCTGGAAGAAGCCCAGCAGATGTGCGGCCGCATCGCCATTATGAACCATGGTCGCCTGGCCGCCCTGGGCAGTACCTCACATCTTTTATCCCAAGTGGAAGGACGCAAAATAGTTCTCGAACTTAGTCAACCGCTGACGGCTGTCCCCTTCGAACTTACTGAATTCAACGGGCAATTGCAGGGAGGGGGTACCAGGCTCACGCTACGCCTGCCTCCTGGTATCGCCACCGGCGAGGCCTTGCACCGTATGTGCGCACTCGGGCTGCCCGTCACTGAAGTGGAAACCCAAAGCGTCAGCCTTGAAGATGTCTTTATTGAATTAACCGGCCTCAAAGGGGGTTCTGAATGA
- a CDS encoding ABC transporter permease, which produces MNGSSQQDQPFYPWLPFLTLLKKEVLRFFRVSVQTLLTPIISASLYLFVFGATLGTRISVLEGFTYAQFVIPGLVLMGIINNSFANVSSSLFMSRYLGNIVDLLVAPITPSQIIFAYTFAAMLRGLLVGSVVTLISLFFAPLPFAHPLLAIFMACLASFLFAQFGIIAAIYSNSFDALSMYSNFLILPLVYLGGVFYPISILPPFWEHLSRANPLFYLIDGFRHALIGVGETPPFFSFGFAFCMSMGLFIWAALLIKKGHRLRP; this is translated from the coding sequence ATGAACGGTTCGAGTCAGCAGGATCAACCCTTTTATCCCTGGTTGCCCTTTCTGACCCTTCTGAAAAAAGAAGTTCTACGGTTTTTTCGCGTTTCCGTGCAGACGCTGCTAACTCCCATCATCTCCGCGTCTCTCTATCTTTTTGTCTTCGGCGCCACCCTTGGCACGCGCATCTCTGTTTTGGAGGGGTTCACCTACGCCCAGTTTGTCATCCCCGGCCTGGTCTTGATGGGAATTATCAACAACTCCTTTGCCAACGTCTCCTCGTCCCTGTTCATGTCCCGCTACCTCGGCAACATCGTCGACCTGCTGGTGGCGCCGATCACGCCCAGCCAGATTATTTTTGCCTATACCTTTGCCGCTATGCTGCGTGGTCTGCTGGTTGGCTCTGTTGTCACCCTCATCTCGCTTTTTTTTGCCCCGCTGCCCTTTGCCCATCCTTTGCTCGCCATTTTCATGGCCTGTCTCGCCAGTTTTTTGTTTGCTCAATTCGGTATCATCGCCGCCATCTATTCCAACTCTTTTGACGCTCTTTCCATGTATTCCAACTTCCTTATACTTCCTCTCGTCTATCTTGGTGGTGTCTTTTATCCCATCTCCATCCTGCCTCCTTTTTGGGAGCACTTGTCCAGGGCCAACCCCCTTTTCTACTTGATTGACGGCTTTCGCCACGCTCTCATCGGGGTAGGGGAGACTCCCCCCTTCTTTTCTTTTGGTTTTGCCTTTTGCATGAGCATGGGCTTATTTATCTGGGCCGCTCTGCTTATAAAAAAAGGGCACCGTCTACGTCCGTGA
- a CDS encoding HD domain-containing phosphohydrolase, translating to MLAVGLSLLDQESTAPCDMFRRVHDDDYILFARKGLPLSQGLAENLRENAVRSLYIEPEESAAYFGSLKKLTEQIVSDKKEKSERKAQVVYASCQEILRQVFEDPRASFIHLAMDIIAPTMDLIVTDDVATRCLIKLTDYDRQTYTHSTNVGIFGIALARNYYGQDAVKELKAFGAGFFLHDLGKCRIPLHIINKPGPLTPQERLIVNRHPEDGYKILQENGVMTEELTYLTLQHHERDDGRGYPFGLTRQDIHPYARICRVVDIYEAMTSERPYHRRSSTFDTLKLMKEKLVVDMEPGLFEHFVKLFLT from the coding sequence ATGTTAGCCGTCGGATTAAGCCTTCTTGACCAGGAAAGCACTGCCCCGTGCGACATGTTTCGCCGGGTGCACGATGATGATTATATCCTTTTTGCCCGTAAAGGGCTGCCCCTGTCGCAGGGTTTGGCTGAAAATCTGCGTGAAAACGCCGTCCGTTCATTGTATATAGAACCGGAGGAGAGTGCCGCCTATTTTGGAAGCCTTAAAAAGCTGACAGAGCAAATAGTTTCCGACAAAAAAGAAAAATCGGAGCGGAAAGCTCAGGTCGTCTATGCATCTTGTCAGGAGATCTTGCGGCAGGTGTTTGAGGATCCCCGCGCTTCCTTTATTCATCTGGCCATGGATATCATTGCCCCAACGATGGACCTTATCGTCACGGACGATGTAGCCACACGCTGCCTGATCAAACTGACCGACTATGACAGGCAGACCTACACCCATTCGACCAACGTTGGTATCTTCGGGATTGCCCTGGCCAGAAACTATTACGGTCAGGACGCCGTCAAGGAACTTAAAGCCTTTGGCGCCGGATTTTTTCTCCATGACCTGGGCAAGTGCCGCATTCCTCTCCATATCATCAACAAGCCTGGTCCCTTGACGCCGCAAGAGCGGCTGATCGTCAATCGCCACCCTGAGGATGGCTATAAGATCCTGCAGGAAAATGGTGTGATGACGGAGGAATTGACGTATTTGACACTCCAGCACCATGAACGGGACGACGGTAGGGGTTATCCCTTTGGATTGACCCGTCAGGATATCCACCCGTATGCTCGCATCTGCCGTGTTGTGGATATTTATGAGGCGATGACCTCCGAGCGCCCATATCACCGCCGATCATCGACCTTTGACACCCTTAAGTTGATGAAGGAGAAGCTGGTTGTGGATATGGAGCCTGGACTCTTTGAGCACTTTGTCAAACTGTTTCTGACATAG
- a CDS encoding GntR family transcriptional regulator — MRKKPIERHQTLREKILETIRDSILKGTMKPGEKVAEPELAERFGISRTPIREAFRQLETEGYLTVIPRKGAVVTSLSERDVEEFYAIKSILEGYAARMAAENMTEKDIEKLESINDRLQQLADEGDIKTFFKVHNEFHDLFIRAAGNEKLRELIGQMMMRFNRLRMASLSLPGRMKISVEEHKKIIEAFKEHNGEKADNLVKKTANYGGQVLLQSMAREEGRTAEKAIYQQAVDV, encoded by the coding sequence ATGCGAAAAAAGCCGATCGAACGCCATCAGACGCTGCGGGAAAAAATACTGGAAACGATTCGGGATTCCATTCTCAAGGGTACGATGAAGCCCGGAGAAAAAGTTGCGGAGCCTGAGCTGGCCGAGCGATTCGGCATCAGTCGCACGCCCATCCGGGAGGCTTTCCGCCAACTGGAGACAGAGGGATATCTTACAGTTATTCCCAGAAAAGGTGCGGTGGTAACTTCCCTGTCCGAAAGGGATGTGGAGGAGTTTTATGCTATAAAAAGTATCCTCGAAGGCTATGCGGCGCGTATGGCTGCCGAAAATATGACGGAAAAGGATATCGAAAAACTCGAGAGTATCAATGATCGTTTGCAACAGCTGGCCGATGAAGGAGATATCAAAACCTTTTTCAAGGTGCACAATGAGTTTCATGATTTGTTCATTCGTGCGGCGGGGAATGAGAAGCTGAGAGAGCTTATCGGCCAGATGATGATGCGTTTCAATCGCCTGCGCATGGCTTCTCTTTCGTTGCCTGGACGCATGAAAATTTCCGTTGAAGAACACAAAAAAATTATTGAAGCCTTTAAAGAGCATAATGGGGAGAAGGCAGATAATTTAGTCAAAAAAACGGCCAACTACGGTGGGCAGGTGCTTCTGCAGAGCATGGCCAGGGAAGAGGGCCGCACGGCGGAAAAAGCGATCTACCAACAAGCCGTGGATGTATGA
- the dinB gene encoding DNA polymerase IV gives MNKKAQAIRQIIHVDMDAFYASVEQQDNPILRNQPVIVGGCGDRGVVCACSYETRAFGVKSAMSLAKALQLCPKAIVLPVRMERYRAVSREIFAIFDKFSDRVEPLSIDEAFLDVTGCDRLLGGPLEIARNIRKNIRNELGLPASAGIAPNKYLAKLASQAAKPDGLKMVLSEEVDDFILPLPIDALWGVGKKGKIQLNALGINTIGDLRRLRSEQLIRLFGVNGKRLYELAWGIDERPVVVENTVKSIGQEETFPADLFNVDTLQMHLLRLTEKVASRLRKNAVLAETLTVKVKYSDFQQVTRSKTIEKPSDSVPDMYPVAKGLFFKTEAGRRGIRLLGVIAGNLVPCETVQMTLFEDSQEKCKRKALDEAVDRIRDKYGDPGIKRGSLVD, from the coding sequence GTGAACAAAAAAGCTCAAGCTATTAGGCAGATTATTCATGTTGATATGGACGCATTTTACGCCTCCGTGGAACAGCAGGATAATCCGATATTGAGAAACCAACCCGTTATCGTCGGGGGTTGTGGTGATCGCGGGGTTGTCTGTGCCTGTTCTTATGAGACACGTGCCTTTGGAGTAAAATCAGCCATGTCGTTGGCCAAGGCTCTACAACTATGCCCAAAGGCCATTGTCCTTCCTGTCCGAATGGAACGTTATAGGGCAGTTTCACGGGAAATTTTTGCTATTTTCGACAAATTTTCCGACAGAGTGGAGCCATTATCCATAGACGAGGCCTTTCTGGACGTGACCGGATGCGATCGACTGCTTGGCGGACCCCTGGAAATTGCCAGGAATATCAGAAAAAATATTCGGAATGAACTTGGATTGCCAGCCAGTGCAGGTATTGCCCCAAATAAATATTTGGCAAAGCTGGCTTCTCAGGCAGCGAAACCTGATGGCCTGAAAATGGTCCTCTCGGAGGAGGTTGATGATTTTATCCTTCCTTTACCCATTGATGCTCTATGGGGTGTCGGCAAAAAAGGCAAAATACAACTGAACGCACTGGGCATAAATACAATCGGGGACCTGAGGCGATTGCGTTCAGAGCAATTGATACGTTTATTCGGGGTCAACGGCAAGAGACTTTATGAACTGGCATGGGGGATAGATGAGCGTCCGGTTGTAGTAGAAAATACTGTAAAATCAATAGGGCAGGAAGAAACTTTCCCCGCTGATTTATTTAATGTTGATACATTGCAAATGCATCTGCTTCGACTTACAGAGAAAGTAGCCTCCCGTTTACGAAAAAATGCCGTACTGGCGGAAACGTTGACCGTTAAAGTCAAATACAGCGACTTTCAGCAGGTTACCAGGTCAAAAACCATAGAAAAACCTTCCGACAGTGTCCCAGACATGTACCCAGTGGCAAAAGGCCTATTTTTTAAAACGGAAGCCGGGCGGCGGGGCATTCGCCTGCTCGGTGTTATCGCGGGGAACCTCGTTCCATGTGAAACGGTCCAGATGACGCTTTTTGAGGACAGTCAGGAAAAGTGTAAACGAAAAGCTCTTGACGAAGCCGTTGATCGCATCAGGGATAAATACGGAGATCCAGGTATAAAAAGAGGCAGTTTGGTGGATTAA
- a CDS encoding F0F1 ATP synthase subunit epsilon, translated as MAEKLKLEMVTPYKRVLSVEVDEVTAPGTIGEFGILPGHTPMLTTLKIGELSYRSGGETFHLAVNWGYVEVEEDKVTVLVETAEPADEIDLERAKAALGRAEKALKELSQDDKDFRVMEAALVRAMIRIQVAGRKG; from the coding sequence ATGGCAGAAAAGCTAAAACTTGAAATGGTAACCCCTTATAAAAGGGTTCTTTCGGTAGAGGTCGATGAAGTTACCGCACCTGGCACCATTGGTGAGTTCGGCATTCTTCCCGGGCACACTCCCATGCTTACTACCCTTAAAATCGGCGAACTCTCTTATCGCTCCGGTGGTGAGACTTTTCATCTTGCTGTTAACTGGGGGTATGTCGAAGTGGAAGAGGATAAGGTTACCGTTCTGGTTGAGACCGCGGAGCCTGCCGATGAAATAGACCTGGAAAGAGCCAAGGCTGCCTTGGGCAGGGCTGAAAAAGCCCTTAAAGAGCTGTCACAGGACGACAAAGATTTCCGTGTTATGGAAGCTGCTCTTGTACGAGCCATGATTAGAATTCAGGTGGCCGGCCGTAAAGGATAG
- the atpD gene encoding F0F1 ATP synthase subunit beta, which translates to MNKGKITQVIGPVVDVEFEAGKLPEIYHALKITNPSLGEEEWNLVVEVAQHLGENTVRTIAMDSTDGLVRGQDVLDTGKQIVMPVGRNTLGRILNVIGQPVDEAGPVNSDKEWEIHRPAPNFVEQSTKVEAFETGIKVVDLLAPYARGGKIGLFGGAGVGKTVLIMELIHNIAKQHGGFSVFAGVGERTREGNDLWHEMKDSGVLDKAALIYGQMNEPPGARARVALSALTVAEYFRDEEGQDVLLFVDNIFRFTQAGSEVSALLGRIPSAVGYQPTLSTEMGELQERITTTNKGSITSVQAIYVPADDLTDPAPATAFAHLDATTVLSRQIAELGIYPAVDPLDSTSRILDPQVVGEEHYKIARDVQYVLQRYKDLQDIIAILGMDELSEEDKLVVARARKIQRFLSQPFHVAEVFTGSPGKYVELKDTIAGFKAIVEGKYDDIPEQAFYMVGTIEEALEKAKKLAA; encoded by the coding sequence ATGAATAAAGGAAAAATCACTCAGGTTATCGGTCCCGTCGTGGACGTTGAATTTGAGGCAGGGAAACTCCCCGAGATTTATCACGCTCTTAAAATCACCAACCCTTCTCTTGGAGAAGAAGAATGGAACCTCGTCGTCGAGGTGGCCCAACACCTTGGTGAAAATACGGTAAGAACCATCGCCATGGACTCCACTGATGGTCTTGTCCGCGGTCAGGATGTTCTTGATACTGGCAAGCAGATTGTTATGCCTGTCGGCCGCAATACACTGGGTCGCATTCTGAACGTCATCGGTCAGCCCGTAGACGAAGCTGGACCCGTCAACAGCGATAAAGAGTGGGAAATTCATCGCCCGGCCCCTAACTTCGTTGAGCAGTCAACCAAGGTTGAAGCTTTCGAAACCGGTATCAAGGTGGTCGATCTGCTGGCTCCATACGCCCGTGGCGGTAAAATCGGGCTCTTTGGCGGCGCTGGCGTCGGCAAGACAGTTCTTATCATGGAGCTTATCCATAACATCGCCAAACAGCATGGCGGCTTCTCGGTTTTTGCTGGCGTCGGTGAGCGGACCCGTGAAGGAAACGACCTTTGGCATGAAATGAAAGACTCCGGCGTTCTTGACAAAGCCGCTCTCATTTATGGCCAGATGAACGAGCCCCCCGGAGCGCGTGCTCGTGTAGCCCTCTCCGCTCTGACCGTAGCTGAATATTTCCGTGATGAAGAAGGGCAAGACGTACTTTTGTTCGTCGACAACATCTTCCGCTTCACGCAGGCCGGTTCGGAAGTATCGGCGCTTCTTGGCCGTATTCCCTCGGCTGTTGGTTACCAGCCTACTCTCAGCACGGAAATGGGCGAACTGCAGGAGCGTATAACGACTACCAACAAAGGGTCCATCACCTCCGTACAGGCCATCTATGTACCTGCGGACGACTTGACTGACCCTGCGCCCGCTACTGCTTTTGCCCACCTGGATGCGACCACCGTTCTCTCCCGCCAGATCGCCGAGCTCGGTATTTATCCGGCGGTCGATCCCCTGGACAGTACCAGCCGTATTCTCGACCCTCAGGTCGTGGGCGAAGAACATTACAAGATCGCCCGTGACGTTCAGTATGTACTCCAGCGTTATAAAGATCTTCAGGATATTATTGCCATCCTGGGTATGGATGAACTGTCTGAAGAGGATAAACTTGTCGTTGCTCGCGCCAGAAAAATTCAGCGTTTCCTCTCCCAACCGTTTCACGTTGCCGAGGTGTTCACGGGTTCTCCGGGTAAATACGTCGAACTTAAGGACACCATTGCCGGCTTTAAGGCAATCGTTGAAGGCAAGTACGATGATATTCCCGAGCAGGCGTTCTATATGGTGGGAACGATCGAGGAAGCCCTGGAAAAAGCGAAAAAACTGGCTGCTTGA
- the atpG gene encoding ATP synthase F1 subunit gamma, translated as MASLKDIKKRISSVKNTSQITKAMKMVSAAKLRRAQDAVVSARPYAEKMLSVLSSLALREDAEAHPLLQQRGKGRALVVLMTADRGLCGGFNANVSKAVERFVRQNPDGFTDIDIMIIGRKGKDYLKTRKGMNIVKVHENITGSISYSTASLLGQDIVTEYTEGKYDAVYLAYNAFRSAISQDPLIEQLLPIVPLKVEEGTHVPQYLYEPNRGKVLDQILPKHIEVQIFRGLLESVASEHGARMSAMDSASRNAKDMISKLTLQYNRARQAAITKELMEIISGAESIK; from the coding sequence ATGGCAAGCCTGAAGGATATAAAAAAGAGAATCTCTTCGGTTAAGAACACCAGTCAGATCACCAAGGCCATGAAGATGGTCTCGGCGGCCAAATTGCGACGAGCTCAGGATGCCGTAGTATCTGCGCGTCCTTACGCGGAAAAAATGCTGAGTGTTCTCTCCAGCCTTGCCCTGCGTGAGGATGCGGAGGCTCATCCGCTGCTGCAGCAACGAGGCAAGGGACGGGCTCTGGTCGTCCTTATGACGGCTGATCGAGGACTGTGTGGCGGCTTCAACGCGAATGTTTCTAAGGCTGTGGAGCGTTTTGTCAGGCAGAACCCTGACGGATTTACCGATATCGATATTATGATCATCGGCCGTAAGGGAAAAGACTACCTCAAAACGCGCAAAGGGATGAACATCGTCAAGGTACACGAAAACATTACCGGGTCGATCTCCTACAGCACGGCATCTCTTCTAGGCCAAGACATTGTTACGGAGTATACCGAGGGTAAATACGACGCGGTATATCTCGCCTACAATGCTTTCCGTAGCGCGATTTCACAGGATCCGCTGATTGAACAACTGCTTCCGATTGTTCCACTTAAGGTTGAGGAAGGGACGCACGTTCCCCAGTATCTCTACGAACCCAACCGTGGAAAAGTACTCGACCAGATTTTACCAAAACACATTGAGGTACAGATTTTTCGTGGGTTGCTGGAATCCGTTGCCTCCGAACATGGTGCCCGCATGAGTGCCATGGACAGTGCCAGCAGAAATGCGAAAGACATGATTTCCAAGCTTACGCTTCAATACAACAGGGCCAGGCAGGCTGCTATTACCAAAGAGCTTATGGAAATCATTTCCGGCGCCGAATCGATCAAATAA
- the atpA gene encoding F0F1 ATP synthase subunit alpha encodes MEIRAEEISAIIKKQIENFGREVEVSETGTIISVGDGIARIHGLDKAMAGELLEFPGGIMGMVLNLEEDNVGAAILGEAHHIKEGDTVKRTERIVQVPVGDALTGRVVDGIGIPIDGLGEIDTKDFSQVEIKAPGIVARKSVHEPMQTGLKAIDAMVPIGRGQRELIIGDRQTGKTAVAIDTIINQKGQNVVCIYVAIGQKRSTVAQVVDKLKQHGAMDYTIVVAATASDPAPLQFIAPYTGVTMGEYFRDNGKHALIIYDDLSKQAVAYRQLSLLLRRPPGREAYPGDVFYLHSRLLERAAKLNDDLGAGSLTALPIIETQAGDVSAYIPTNVISITDGQIFLETDLFYSGVRPAINVGLSVSRVGGSAQVKAMKQVAGTLRLALAQYREMAAFAQFGSDLDAATQRQLARGARLVEILKQGQYKPLPVEKQVLVIYAANNGYVDDYPPTAIQRYEAELLSYLESSQSQLLADVKEKKAIDSDLESRIKGALDEFKGQFVA; translated from the coding sequence ATGGAAATCAGAGCAGAAGAAATCAGCGCGATTATCAAAAAACAGATCGAGAACTTCGGCCGTGAGGTAGAGGTTAGTGAGACGGGAACCATAATTTCCGTTGGTGATGGTATCGCCCGTATTCACGGTCTTGATAAAGCCATGGCCGGCGAACTCCTCGAGTTCCCCGGTGGAATCATGGGAATGGTTCTCAATCTTGAAGAAGACAACGTTGGTGCCGCTATTCTCGGTGAGGCCCACCACATCAAGGAAGGTGACACCGTCAAAAGGACCGAGCGCATTGTGCAGGTCCCTGTCGGCGATGCTCTTACCGGCCGCGTTGTTGATGGAATTGGTATCCCAATCGACGGTTTGGGCGAGATCGACACGAAAGATTTCAGCCAGGTAGAAATCAAGGCGCCCGGCATCGTTGCTCGTAAATCAGTTCACGAGCCGATGCAGACGGGACTCAAGGCTATCGATGCCATGGTTCCCATCGGCCGTGGTCAGCGCGAACTTATCATTGGTGACCGCCAGACCGGAAAAACGGCGGTGGCTATTGACACCATCATCAACCAAAAGGGCCAAAACGTCGTCTGTATCTACGTGGCCATCGGCCAGAAGCGTTCGACTGTGGCCCAGGTTGTCGACAAATTGAAGCAGCACGGTGCCATGGACTACACCATCGTTGTAGCCGCTACTGCCTCCGACCCCGCCCCCCTGCAGTTCATCGCTCCTTACACCGGGGTCACCATGGGCGAATATTTCCGGGATAATGGCAAGCATGCCCTTATTATTTATGATGACCTTTCCAAGCAGGCCGTGGCCTACCGCCAGCTTTCCCTCCTGCTGCGCCGTCCTCCGGGACGCGAGGCCTATCCCGGGGACGTCTTCTATCTTCACAGCCGTCTTCTTGAGCGTGCAGCCAAACTGAATGACGACCTTGGCGCTGGCAGTCTCACCGCCCTGCCCATTATCGAAACGCAGGCGGGTGACGTTTCCGCTTATATTCCGACCAACGTTATTTCTATTACCGACGGTCAGATCTTCCTGGAAACGGACCTCTTCTACTCCGGTGTTCGTCCGGCTATCAACGTTGGTCTGTCGGTTTCTCGCGTCGGCGGCAGTGCCCAGGTCAAAGCGATGAAACAGGTGGCCGGTACTCTGCGCCTTGCGTTGGCCCAATATCGTGAAATGGCGGCGTTTGCCCAGTTTGGATCGGACCTTGATGCCGCGACTCAACGCCAGCTGGCCCGTGGTGCCCGTCTGGTCGAGATTCTCAAGCAGGGACAATACAAGCCTTTGCCGGTCGAGAAGCAGGTTCTTGTCATTTACGCAGCCAACAACGGTTATGTGGACGACTATCCCCCTACCGCTATCCAGCGCTATGAGGCTGAATTGCTCTCCTACCTTGAGAGCAGCCAAAGCCAGCTTTTGGCCGATGTTAAAGAGAAAAAGGCCATAGATAGCGACCTCGAAAGCCGCATTAAAGGGGCACTGGACGAGTTCAAGGGTCAGTTTGTCGCCTAA
- the atpH gene encoding ATP synthase F1 subunit delta produces MSISAISRRYAKALVNLGAEQKMVEGFGQELAKVSTVFASEDSLRLILESPTFPLAKKAAILQEVTKSLGLSKGVSNFLGLLLENDRLKFLSLIEGDYRKLADELSGVLRAKLKSASPLAEEQVKAIASALEKNTGKRIDVTMDVDPALIGGLQAEIAGQLFDGSIKTQLKRIEDTLKKG; encoded by the coding sequence TTGAGTATCAGCGCAATATCCAGGCGGTATGCGAAGGCCCTGGTAAACTTGGGTGCCGAGCAGAAGATGGTTGAGGGATTTGGCCAGGAGCTGGCCAAGGTGTCCACAGTGTTTGCCTCAGAAGATTCTCTCCGGCTTATTTTGGAGAGTCCGACTTTTCCGTTGGCGAAGAAAGCGGCCATTCTGCAAGAGGTGACTAAAAGTCTGGGTCTTTCTAAGGGGGTCAGTAACTTTCTTGGACTTCTTCTCGAGAACGACCGACTGAAGTTCCTCTCACTGATTGAAGGGGATTACCGGAAGCTGGCCGACGAACTATCCGGAGTATTGCGAGCAAAGCTCAAGTCGGCTTCTCCTCTTGCAGAGGAACAGGTCAAGGCCATTGCTTCGGCATTGGAAAAAAATACGGGCAAAAGGATTGACGTCACCATGGATGTCGATCCTGCCCTTATCGGGGGGCTGCAGGCTGAAATAGCCGGTCAGCTTTTTGACGGAAGTATAAAAACCCAGTTGAAGCGGATTGAAGATACCTTAAAGAAGGGGTGA